Genomic window (Granulicella arctica):
TGAGGGTACGGCTATAGCAGTTGCCGAGGGTATCGCTGCTCTTGTAGGTGGCGGTGGTCTTACCTATGCCAGCGGCGCTCAGGGCTCCGGCAGCGGTGAATTGGAGGGTGTCTGTGGAGTTGACCGCTTCCCTGGTCTTGCTCTCGTAGAGGAGGAAGCCGTCGAGGCTCTTGGTTTCGTTGAGGATGTTCTTCTGGTCGGAGGTGACGACCTGGGTCTGGGTGCCGTCGGAGTTGAGGAGGAAGGAGTAGTCGAGGGTGAGCGGGAAGGAGATGGTCTTGTGGTCCTGCTCGACGAGGAATCCGTCGCGTGTGGTGGTGTTGGCATCGACGGTGCTGGTCTGGACCATGTTCTGGATCTCAGGTGCGCCGATCTTTGCGTTGACGTTGAAGGTGCCGGTGCTGTTGAAGTCGACCTTCTGCTCGACGGTGGTTTCGATGCGACCGAGGGAGGTTTCGACGTAGCCCTTGATGGCGAACTTTCGCGCGGAGGCTACGGTGATGGTGCCGGTGGTGACGCCGGCGGAGGTTGTGGTCAGCTTCTCGACGACGGTGGGCTCAGGTGGGGTGAGGGTGTTGCTGACGAGAGCTCCGTTGACCTGCGACTTGAAGTGGTCGGTGTAGACGAGCAGGGTGGCGGTGGCGAGGAAGTAGCTGTTGGCGTTGTAGACGCTGACGCCGACGGTGTGCTGGTTGCCGTCGTTGAGGAGGCCGGCGAAGGGGGTGAGGTCGACCCGGTAGGGCTTGAAGTTGAGGGTCTGGACGCCGGTGATGGGCTCCCAGAGGTAGGGGTCGAGGCCGCCGGTGAAGATCCATGGGTAGACCGGGGCCACGCCTGCGGACTTGCCGTCGATGGTAATCTCGGTCTCGCGGAAGGGCGTGTTGCCGTATGCCTCGAGGTTACCGGTTTGATCGTTCGGGACGTTGAGGTACCAGAACTCATCGGTTGACTGGCTCTGGGAGATGACGTCGAGGTAAGCGCGGGTGACGTTGCGCGGGAGGGTGAGGGTCTGGGTGAGCTGGTCGGCGGTGGTGTTGAGGGTGCCCGCGTTGTTGACGATGGGCGTGATGACGCCTGCGTTTTCTACGGAGCTGATGGGGATGACGAGGTCAGGGACGGCTGGGGCAAGTGCGGCGAAGGAGGCCGGGTAGAACTCGAGCGCGGCGTTGCCGTAGATGATGCCGGTATAGGTGGAGTTGACGATGTTGTAGACGATGGCCTGGCCGGTCTGCGGAGTTTTGAGGAGAGCGGAGAGGTCGGTGACGTCGCGCTCAATGTGCCAGGAGGGGCTGAGGGCGCTGCGAGGCTCGGCGGTGGTGCCGTAGAAGATGTTGGTGTTGCCGAGGTAGAGCTGCGCGGTGCGGTCGAACTGGCGACCGGCGGTGACGGTGAAGTCGGCGGTGAGGACGATCTTTGCCCAGGGGCCGTGGCAGGAGGTGGGTGGGGTGAAGCTCATCGGCTTACCGCTGTAGTCGCCGAACTCCTGATTGGTGAGCAGAGGGACGACGCAAGGGGTGGTGGAGGGCCTGGTAACTGGCGGCTCGGCGGTGGCGGGGTTGGACGAACCGATCTGCAGGGTCGGCGGAACGACGACGACCTGGGCGCAGGCTGCACCGGCGGCGAGGAGCAGGAGGCTTGAAGAGACGAGAAGACGGCGAGAGCTGGTGAGGATCTGCACAGACACTTCCTTTCAGGGGTGATGGCGGCACGATATCACAGGTGTTGTTGTGGGAAGTTGGTTCTTCGGACGCGCTCAGGAAGACAGTTGAGGGGATGAACACAGATGCCCTTCGGGAACGACAACCAGGGCAAAAACACGATGCGGGGTCTCTCCACTTCGCGTTGCTTCGGACGAGATGAAGTCTGTTTTGGGAGGGGTGGAATG
Coding sequences:
- a CDS encoding peptide-N4-asparagine amidase, which encodes MQILTSSRRLLVSSSLLLLAAGAACAQVVVVPPTLQIGSSNPATAEPPVTRPSTTPCVVPLLTNQEFGDYSGKPMSFTPPTSCHGPWAKIVLTADFTVTAGRQFDRTAQLYLGNTNIFYGTTAEPRSALSPSWHIERDVTDLSALLKTPQTGQAIVYNIVNSTYTGIIYGNAALEFYPASFAALAPAVPDLVIPISSVENAGVITPIVNNAGTLNTTADQLTQTLTLPRNVTRAYLDVISQSQSTDEFWYLNVPNDQTGNLEAYGNTPFRETEITIDGKSAGVAPVYPWIFTGGLDPYLWEPITGVQTLNFKPYRVDLTPFAGLLNDGNQHTVGVSVYNANSYFLATATLLVYTDHFKSQVNGALVSNTLTPPEPTVVEKLTTTSAGVTTGTITVASARKFAIKGYVETSLGRIETTVEQKVDFNSTGTFNVNAKIGAPEIQNMVQTSTVDANTTTRDGFLVEQDHKTISFPLTLDYSFLLNSDGTQTQVVTSDQKNILNETKSLDGFLLYESKTREAVNSTDTLQFTAAGALSAAGIGKTTATYKSSDTLGNCYSRTLTAANQKLTGVTNDKACKNQ